The Lycium ferocissimum isolate CSIRO_LF1 chromosome 1, AGI_CSIRO_Lferr_CH_V1, whole genome shotgun sequence genome includes a region encoding these proteins:
- the LOC132062183 gene encoding serine/threonine-protein phosphatase BSL1-like — MGSKPWLHPAPTYRILETFWDTDEDAPGPRCGHTLTAIAATKTHGPRLILFGGATAIEGGSGAAPGIRLAGVTNCIHSYDVLTRKWTRLRPAGEPPSPRAAHAAAAVGTMVVFQGGIGPAGHSTDDLYVLDLTNDKFKWHRVVVQGQGPGPRYGHVMDLVAQRYLVSVSGNDGEHNI, encoded by the exons ATGGGTTCGAAGCCGTGGCTACATCCGGCTCCAACCTATCGTATATTAGAGACGTTTTGGGATACAGATGAAGATGCCCCAGGTCCACGTTGTGGTCATACGCTTACTGCTATAGCTGCTACCAAGACTCATGGTCCAAGACTCATACTCTTTGGTGGTGCCACTGCTATTGAGGGTGGCAGTGGTGCTGCCCCTGGCATAA GGCTGGCTGGTGTAACCAATTGTATTCATTCATATGATGTTCTTACCAGAAAATGGACCag ACTTAGACCTGCTGGTGAGCCACCTTCACCAAGAGCTGCACATGCTGCTGCTGCTGTTGGAACAATGGTTGTATTTCAG GGTGGGATAGGACCAGCAGGGCATTCAACTGATGATCTTTATGTGCTTGATTTGACAAATGACAAATTCAAGTGGCACAG AGTTGTTGTTCAAGGTCAAGGTCCTGGACCGCGGTATGGCCATGTAATGGACTTGGTTGCACAAAGATATCTGGTATCCGTCAGTGGCAATGATGGTGAGCACAATATTTAG